A genomic stretch from Mustelus asterias unplaced genomic scaffold, sMusAst1.hap1.1 HAP1_SCAFFOLD_304, whole genome shotgun sequence includes:
- the LOC144486244 gene encoding scavenger receptor cysteine-rich type 1 protein M130-like, translated as MENPGQNDTSRWKTGNSTNSRGEESVAQLSMVSNQRTAKVKVRLVSGKSRCAGRVEIHYKRRWGTVSHNGWDLPDATVVCRELGCGTAISATHGSHFGKGSGPLVMGGTQCRGTETALRNCTSNKLGHYSTSHKYDAGVICTDHRDLRLVSGGTRCSGRLEVQYGAKWGTLRDVYIGLEDASVVCEHLQCGVAAETPGGAHFGKGTGPMWNENYRCWGNESRFWDCPVSSGDQLRSSHGNDASVICSDDNWSLRLSGGGSRCDGRVKIYYNRTWGRIQDNQWELSDAQVVCRQLGCGDAIGVYNSATYGEGKGPVWVNYVQCEGNESHLRNCTSFMLNASLSDSFDVGLLCSEHMQIRLTGGGSSCSGRVEIYYNGVWGSVCDDAWDLANARVVCKQLGCGNVLEMTVPVSCQPHSGPVWLDELNCSGNESYLWECPSAPWGNHDCAHKEDVKIMCSGWNAPNELIA; from the exons CGAAAGTGAAGGTGCGGCTGGTGAGTGGGAAAAGTCGCTGCGCTGGGAGAGTGGAGATTCACTACAAGAGGAGATGGGGCACTGTGAGCCACAATGGCTGGGACCTTCCAGATGCCACGGTCGTGTGTAGGGAACTGGGCTGTGGGACAGCTATCTCAGCAACCCATGGGTCTCACTTTGGGAAAGGCTCAGGACCCCTTGTGATGGGTGGAACCCAATGCAGAGGGACAGAGACCGCTCTGAGGAACTGTACTTCAAATAAATTGGGTCACTATTCTACGTCACACAAATATGATGCCGGTGTCATTTGTACAG ATCACAGGGATCTCAGACTGGTGTCTGGGGGTACCCGATGCTCTGGGAGGCTGGAAGTACAGTACGGAGCAAAGTGGGGGACCCTGCGTGATGTTTACATTGGGTTAGAAGACGCCAGTGTGGTCTGTGAGCATCTTCAGTGCGGAGTGGCCGCCGAGACACCAGGAGGAGCTCACTTTGGGAAGGGCACCGGCCCAATGTGGAACGAAAACTATcgttgctgggggaatgaatcccGCTTCTGGGATTGCCCGGTTTCATCCGGGGATCAGCTTCGGAGTTCACATGGAAATGACGCCAGTGTTATTTGCTCGG ATGACAATTGGTCGCTGAGACTGAGTGGTGGAGGAAGCCGTTGTGATGGGCGAGTGAAGATTTACTACAACCGGACATGGGGCAGAATACAGGACAACCAATGGGAGTTGAGTGATGCCCAAGTAGTTTGCAGACAGCTGGGCTGTGGTGACGCGATAGGCGTTTATAACTCTGCAACGTACGGAGAGGGAAAAGGGCCTGTATGGGTGAATTATGTCCAGTGTGAAGGAAACGAATCACATCTTCGAAACTGTACATCATTTATGTTGAATGCCTCTCTCAGTGACAGCTTCGACGTAGGCCTGTTGTGCTCAG AACACATGCAGATAAGACTCACTGGTGGTGGAAGCTCATGTTCTGGCCGAGTAGAGATTTATTACAATGGGGTCTGGGGATCAGTCTGTGACGATGCCTGGGATCTGGCCAACGCTCGCGTGGTTTGCAAACAGCTGGGGTGCGGAAATGTGTTGGAGATGACAGTTCCCGTTTCATGCCAACCGCATTCTGGCCCTGTTTGGTTAGATGAGCTGAACTGTTCTGGCAATGAATCATACCTCTGGGAATGTCCTTCAGCACCATGGGGTAACCACGACTGTGCTCACAAAGAAGACGTGAAGATCATGTGTTCAGGTTGGAATGCTCCGAATGAGCTCATTGCCTGA